A window of the Henckelia pumila isolate YLH828 chromosome 3, ASM3356847v2, whole genome shotgun sequence genome harbors these coding sequences:
- the LOC140892068 gene encoding aspartic proteinase nepenthesin-1-like: MSSLRFSSINLLILAATLLVSPTLSTSRHASLQHPHAIEAGFRVPLRRVDSGNTFTKFELLRRAMSREKQRIKQLQAMAVSASDYHQANDFESPIHAGDGEFLMKLSIGTPPVSFSAILDTGSDLVWTQCQPCKRCFPQTTPIFDPEKSSSFTHLPCSSILCSALQPSSSCDDGKSCQYTYLYGDFSSTEGVMGLETFTFDNVSVPRIGFGCGFANDGIGFDQGAGLVGLGRGALSLVSQLKAPKFSYCLTSIDSNKPGMLQIGSLDKEPAMEPLNVKATPLIKNPSLPTFYYLSLQGITVGHTRLSVEKSSFQIQEDGSGGMIIDTGTTITYLPRNAYYLVKNAFVSQMKLPVDNSPYGKVFDLCFILPTSNDTASTIDHIEVPRMVFHFEGVDLELPEKNYFVADPSGGACLAMGSTSDGMSIFGNFQQQDLLVVHDLIKETVGFVPTKCDQV, encoded by the coding sequence atgtcctCACTTCGATTTTCTAGCATCAATCTACTAATTCTTGCTGCTACACTTCTTGTTTCCCCGACCCTTTCCACATCTAGACATGCATCACTTCAACACCCCCATGCGATCGAAGCCGGGTTTCGAGTACCCTTACGACGAGTCGATTCCGGCAATACTTTCACCAAGTTCGAGCTCTTGCGACGTGCAATGAGTCGGGAAAAACAGAGGATCAAACAGCTTCAAGCTATGGCTGTGTCTGCATCAGATTATCACCAGGCTAACGACTTCGAATCGCCTATTCATGCCGGAGATGGCGAGTTCTTAATGAAACTCTCTATTGGAACTCCACCAGTATCTTTCTCAGCTATACTCGACACGGGAAGTGATCTGGTCTGGACCCAATGCCAGCCTTGCAAGCGATGTTTCCCTCAAACAACCCCGATTTTCGATCCCGAAAAATCCTCATCTTTCACTCACTTGCCCTGTTCCAGCATACTCTGCAGCGCACTGCAGCCCTCTTCTTCTTGCGATGATGGAAAAAGCTGCCAGTATACATATTTGTATGGTGATTTTTCGAGTACCGAAGGTGTCATGGGGCTCGAAACGTTCACATTCGACAATGTTTCGGTCCCAAGAATCGGATTCGGCTGTGGTTTCGCTAACGATGGGATTGGTTTCGACCAAGGGGCGGGGCTGGTGGGGCTCGGCCGCGGAGCTCTGTCTCTTGTTTCCCAACTCAAAGCACCAAAATTTTCCTATTGTTTAACATCCATCGATTCAAACAAGCCCGGCATGCTTCAAATAGGATCCTTGGATAAAGAACCCGCAATGGAACCATTAAACGTCAAAGCAACCCCTTTGATCAAAAACCCATCTTTACCTACGTTTTACTATCTTTCCTTGCAAGGGATAACAGTCGGGCACACGCGATTGAGCGTCGAGAAATCGAGTTTCCAGATCCAAGAAGATGGAAGTGGTGGCATGATCATTGATACAGGCACGACCATCACATATCTCCCAAGAAACGCATACTATCTTGTTAAGAATGCGTTCGTTTCGCAGATGAAATTACCCGTAGACAATTCTCCTTATGGAAAAGTGTTTGATCTTTGTTTCATACTTCCCACGTCGAACGACACTGCTAGTACTATCGATCATATTGAGGTTCCAAGAATGGTGTTCCATTTTGAGGGAGTGGACTTGGAGTTGCCGGAGAAGAACTACTTCGTGGCGGATCCGAGCGGAGGAGCGTGTCTGGCTATGGGGAGTACTTCGGATGGTATGTCCatttttgggaattttcagCAGCAAGATTTGTTGGTGGTGCATGATCTTATTAAGGAGACTGTAGGTTTTGTGCCAACAAAGTGCGACCAAGTATGA